In one Corallococcus sp. EGB genomic region, the following are encoded:
- a CDS encoding efflux RND transporter periplasmic adaptor subunit: protein MVLLLAIFVGLAAVKAGQIIAMIKAGETFVPPPESVTSTQAEAFGWQGTRSAVGSVIALRGVTLSAELPGVVSDIRFENGASVKKGQVLVQLDTSSELAQLTGAEADAELARLTRDRVEKLHAQGANTQSDLDTVRARAIQSAATVAHLKSLIAKKTIRAPFDGRIGIRQVELGQLVSPGNPIASLQSSNPALVEFQLPQQALAQVKQGQKVRLSVDVFPGESWEGELTTINPEVELSSRNVRMRATVPNADGRLLPGMFASVQVLSDASEQVVAIPATAVLFAPYGDSVFTLSEGKDAAGKTALLARQQFVRLGERRGDYVAVTSGLKPGQTVVSSGVFKLKNGAAVVVNNALAPPVEAAPQPVNP from the coding sequence GTGGTGCTGCTGCTCGCGATCTTCGTCGGGCTCGCCGCCGTCAAGGCAGGCCAGATCATCGCGATGATCAAGGCCGGTGAAACCTTCGTTCCGCCGCCAGAGTCCGTCACCTCCACGCAGGCGGAGGCCTTTGGCTGGCAGGGGACGCGGAGCGCCGTCGGCTCGGTCATCGCGCTCCGGGGGGTGACCCTCAGCGCGGAGCTGCCGGGCGTCGTCAGCGACATCCGCTTCGAGAACGGCGCTTCGGTGAAGAAGGGCCAGGTGCTCGTCCAGCTCGACACCTCCAGCGAGCTGGCCCAGCTGACCGGCGCCGAGGCCGACGCGGAGCTCGCGCGGCTGACCCGCGACCGCGTGGAGAAGCTCCACGCCCAGGGCGCCAACACCCAGTCGGACCTCGACACCGTCCGCGCGCGGGCCATCCAGTCCGCCGCCACCGTGGCGCACCTCAAGAGCCTCATCGCGAAGAAGACCATCCGCGCGCCGTTCGATGGCCGCATCGGCATCCGCCAGGTGGAGCTGGGGCAGCTCGTCTCCCCGGGCAACCCCATCGCATCGCTGCAGTCCTCCAACCCCGCCCTGGTGGAGTTCCAGCTCCCCCAGCAGGCGCTGGCCCAGGTGAAGCAGGGGCAGAAGGTGCGCCTGAGCGTGGACGTCTTCCCGGGCGAGTCGTGGGAGGGCGAACTCACCACCATCAACCCGGAGGTGGAGCTGTCCTCGCGCAACGTGCGCATGCGCGCCACCGTGCCCAACGCGGACGGCCGGCTGCTGCCGGGCATGTTCGCCAGCGTGCAGGTGCTCTCCGACGCCAGCGAGCAGGTGGTGGCCATCCCCGCCACCGCGGTGCTCTTCGCCCCCTACGGTGACTCCGTGTTCACCCTCTCCGAGGGCAAGGACGCCGCGGGCAAGACGGCCCTGCTGGCGCGGCAGCAGTTCGTGCGCCTGGGCGAGCGCCGGGGTGACTACGTCGCGGTGACGTCCGGCCTGAAGCCCGGGCAGACCGTGGTCAGCAGCGGCGTCTTCAAGCTGAAGAACGGCGCGGCCGTCGTCGTGAACAACGCGCTGGCACCTCCCGTCGAGGCCGCGCCCCAGCCGGTGAACCCGTAA
- a CDS encoding serine hydrolase produces the protein MAVLHRGLRLGMALLASFAAPACGPEAPAGTSLEVGEWELETAHPSLPPLNREALRQAIEGLPNAEASGALVRVSGAAGRWLGTSGVADIRTGAPVPVDAHFRIGSMTKTFTATVVLQLAAEGRVDLDRPVQDYLPRLLPSGVYAPITVRQLLNHTHGLPGVPVPQKDPDWFFENRYRRFSPRELVSMTLPQGPRFAPGTQQEYGNIGYIVAGLLIEQVTGRPYADAVRERILRPLHLRDTFVPGNDVTIPGRHARGYEEVAPEETGCPAGAITHGSRCLVDITEASQSVPWAAGEMISTAEDLDRFLVALFQGRLLPRKQQEELFTVPDVPAVGGGRASYSAGLTRFDINGITLWGKSGDRHGYNNGMGATRDLRRRLVYSVNTLHMGGEQPAIASRIIAAALQTGP, from the coding sequence ATGGCGGTCCTGCACCGCGGCCTACGGCTGGGGATGGCATTGCTCGCGAGCTTCGCAGCCCCCGCATGCGGGCCGGAGGCACCGGCGGGGACCTCGCTCGAGGTCGGCGAGTGGGAGCTGGAGACGGCGCATCCATCCCTGCCGCCCCTGAACCGCGAGGCGCTGCGGCAGGCCATCGAGGGGCTTCCAAACGCGGAGGCGTCCGGCGCGCTGGTCCGGGTGAGCGGCGCGGCCGGACGCTGGCTGGGCACGTCCGGCGTGGCGGACATCCGCACCGGCGCCCCGGTCCCGGTGGACGCGCACTTCCGCATCGGCAGCATGACGAAGACGTTCACCGCCACCGTCGTGCTCCAGCTCGCCGCCGAGGGACGCGTGGACCTGGACCGGCCCGTCCAGGACTACCTGCCGCGCCTGCTGCCCTCGGGCGTCTACGCGCCCATCACCGTGCGACAGCTGCTCAATCACACCCATGGCCTGCCCGGCGTGCCGGTGCCGCAGAAGGACCCCGACTGGTTCTTCGAAAACCGCTACCGGCGCTTCAGCCCCCGGGAGCTCGTCTCGATGACACTCCCGCAGGGTCCCCGCTTCGCTCCGGGAACGCAGCAGGAGTACGGCAACATCGGCTACATCGTCGCGGGGCTGCTCATTGAACAGGTGACGGGTAGGCCCTACGCGGACGCGGTGCGTGAGCGCATCCTGCGGCCGCTGCACCTGCGGGACACCTTCGTGCCCGGCAACGACGTGACGATTCCCGGGCGCCATGCCCGAGGCTACGAAGAGGTCGCGCCGGAAGAGACGGGCTGCCCGGCAGGGGCCATCACCCATGGCTCGCGCTGCCTGGTGGACATCACCGAAGCCAGCCAGTCCGTGCCCTGGGCCGCCGGTGAGATGATCTCCACCGCCGAGGACCTGGACCGCTTCCTCGTCGCGCTCTTCCAGGGGCGGCTGCTGCCTCGCAAGCAGCAGGAGGAGCTGTTCACCGTCCCGGACGTGCCCGCGGTGGGAGGCGGCCGTGCCAGCTACAGCGCGGGCCTCACCCGCTTCGACATCAACGGCATCACGCTCTGGGGCAAGAGCGGCGACCGGCACGGCTACAACAACGGGATGGGCGCCACGCGGGATTTGCGCCGTCGCCTCGTCTATTCGGTCAACACACTCCACATGGGCGGCGAGCAGCCAGCCATCGCCTCGCGGATCATCGCGGCGGCCCTCCAGACCGGCCCCTGA
- a CDS encoding efflux RND transporter permease subunit, whose product MNFTDLFIRRPVVALVVNLVIIIAGLQALRSLNVRQYPRSENADITVTTVYVGANAELVRGFITTPLERVIAAADGIDYVESTSSQGVSLIRARLKLNYDSNRALSEISAKVDQVRGDLPPESQVPVIGIESADSQFAIGYLTFTSDFLELNELSDYLVRVVQPRLSSVEGVQRADILGARTFAMRVWMKPERMAALNVSPIQVRQALSANNALAAVGQTKGSLVQVNLTANTSLRSVEEFKQLIVRKDGGAVVRLADVADVVLGAEDYDTDVTLNGKTAVFVGVWSLPNANSLDVMQRVRKEMDSLKKDLPEQIHGGVAFDGTDYIQNAIDEVVRTLSETLLIVVIVIFLFLGSVRSILVPVVAIPVSLIGTVFLMQVFGFTVNLLTLLAVVLSVGLVVDDAIVVVENVERHLRDGLRPVDAALKSARELVGPIIAMTLTLAAVYAPIAFQGGLTGSLFREFALTLAGAVALSGVVALTLSPMMSSVLLKAGHEDKGFAGVINRTFERLRAAYARSLDSSLLVRGPVYAAWIFLSLLALMMFSQSPRELAPVEDQDFIIGVVSTPSNATLDQLKPSVSKVSESLMEMPESSFNFQIMQPSNGFWGLVLKPYKERQRTTAQVLAEAQQRVSTIPAVQTFTLQPPALPGGGNFPVEFVIASTAEADEILGFAQQLQEKAAASGLFAFPPLIDVKLDQPQSELEIDREKVAQLGLNLGTVGMDLGSAVGGNFVNRFNIAGRSYKVIPQVLRTSRLTPEQLKDIQITGPDGKLVALSSIASIKDKVSPRSLNRFQQLNAVKLSGVAIRPLDEALTYLETEAARILPAGYRLDYTGESRQLRLEGDSFAPAFGLAVVLIFLVLAAQFNSFRDPLIILAGSVPLALFGAMVTTFLRMPNPTMPYFTDSFTTTLNIYSQVGLVTLVGLIAKNGILIVDFANRLQEQGLSKLEAVKEAASERLRPILMTTVATVAGHFPLVLVSGPGAAARNSIGLVLVTGMALGTMFTLYFVPALYLLIAKQRTVTAPEAPAAQVQPGVAA is encoded by the coding sequence ATGAACTTCACCGACCTGTTCATCCGGCGCCCGGTCGTGGCGCTGGTCGTCAACCTCGTCATCATCATCGCCGGCCTCCAGGCCCTGCGCTCCCTCAACGTGCGGCAGTACCCGCGCAGCGAGAACGCCGACATCACCGTCACCACGGTCTACGTCGGCGCCAACGCGGAGCTGGTCCGCGGCTTCATCACCACGCCGCTGGAGCGCGTCATCGCCGCGGCGGACGGCATCGACTACGTCGAGTCCACGAGCTCGCAGGGCGTCTCCCTCATCCGCGCCCGCCTCAAGCTCAACTACGACTCCAACCGCGCCCTGAGCGAAATCAGCGCCAAGGTGGACCAGGTGCGCGGCGACCTGCCGCCCGAGTCCCAGGTGCCGGTGATTGGCATCGAGTCCGCGGACAGCCAGTTCGCCATCGGGTACCTCACCTTCACCTCGGACTTCCTGGAGCTGAACGAGCTGTCCGACTACCTGGTGCGCGTGGTCCAGCCCCGGCTGTCCTCCGTGGAGGGCGTGCAGCGCGCGGACATCCTCGGGGCGCGCACGTTCGCCATGCGGGTGTGGATGAAGCCGGAGCGGATGGCCGCGCTCAACGTCAGCCCCATCCAGGTCCGTCAGGCGCTCTCCGCCAACAACGCGCTCGCCGCGGTGGGCCAGACGAAGGGCTCGCTCGTCCAGGTGAACCTCACGGCGAACACCAGCCTGCGTTCGGTGGAGGAGTTCAAGCAGCTCATCGTCCGCAAGGACGGCGGCGCGGTGGTGCGCCTGGCGGACGTCGCGGACGTGGTGCTCGGTGCAGAAGACTACGACACCGACGTGACGCTCAACGGGAAGACGGCGGTCTTCGTCGGCGTCTGGTCGCTCCCCAACGCCAACTCGCTGGACGTCATGCAGCGCGTCCGCAAGGAGATGGACTCGCTCAAGAAGGACCTGCCCGAGCAGATCCACGGGGGCGTCGCCTTCGACGGCACGGACTACATCCAGAACGCCATCGACGAGGTGGTGCGCACGCTCAGCGAGACGCTGCTCATCGTCGTCATCGTCATCTTCCTGTTCCTGGGCTCCGTGCGCTCCATCCTGGTGCCGGTGGTGGCCATCCCGGTGTCACTCATCGGCACGGTGTTCCTGATGCAGGTCTTCGGCTTCACGGTGAACCTGCTGACCCTGCTCGCGGTGGTGCTGTCGGTGGGCCTGGTCGTGGACGACGCCATCGTCGTGGTGGAGAACGTGGAGCGCCACCTGCGCGACGGACTGCGCCCGGTGGACGCCGCGCTCAAGAGCGCGCGCGAGCTGGTGGGCCCCATCATCGCGATGACGCTCACGCTCGCCGCGGTGTACGCGCCCATCGCCTTCCAGGGCGGTCTCACCGGCTCGCTGTTCCGTGAGTTCGCGCTCACGCTGGCCGGAGCGGTGGCCCTGTCGGGCGTGGTGGCGCTGACGCTCTCCCCGATGATGTCCTCCGTGCTCCTGAAGGCGGGCCACGAGGACAAGGGGTTCGCGGGCGTCATCAACCGCACCTTCGAGCGCCTGCGGGCCGCGTACGCCCGCTCCCTGGACAGCTCGCTCCTCGTGCGCGGGCCCGTCTACGCGGCGTGGATCTTCCTGAGCCTGCTCGCGCTGATGATGTTCAGCCAGTCGCCGCGGGAGCTGGCGCCCGTGGAGGACCAGGACTTCATCATCGGCGTGGTCAGCACCCCGTCCAACGCCACCCTGGATCAGCTCAAGCCGTCCGTGTCCAAGGTGAGCGAGTCGCTGATGGAGATGCCGGAGTCCAGCTTCAACTTCCAGATCATGCAGCCGAGCAACGGCTTCTGGGGGCTGGTGTTGAAGCCGTACAAGGAGCGGCAGCGGACCACCGCCCAGGTGCTGGCGGAGGCGCAGCAGCGGGTGAGCACCATTCCCGCGGTCCAGACGTTCACCCTCCAGCCCCCCGCGCTGCCGGGCGGCGGCAACTTCCCGGTGGAGTTCGTCATCGCCTCCACGGCGGAGGCGGATGAAATCCTGGGCTTCGCGCAGCAGCTTCAGGAGAAGGCGGCGGCGAGCGGGTTGTTCGCCTTCCCGCCCCTCATCGACGTGAAGCTCGACCAGCCCCAGTCGGAGCTGGAGATCGACCGCGAGAAGGTCGCGCAGCTGGGCCTGAACCTGGGGACCGTGGGCATGGACCTGGGGTCCGCCGTGGGCGGCAACTTCGTGAACCGGTTCAACATCGCGGGCCGCAGCTACAAGGTCATCCCGCAGGTGCTGCGGACCTCGCGACTCACCCCGGAGCAGCTCAAGGACATCCAGATCACCGGGCCGGACGGCAAGCTCGTGGCGCTGTCGTCCATCGCGTCCATCAAGGACAAGGTGTCGCCCCGGTCGCTCAACCGCTTCCAGCAGCTCAACGCGGTGAAGCTCAGCGGCGTGGCCATCCGTCCGCTGGACGAGGCGCTCACCTACCTGGAGACGGAGGCCGCGCGCATCCTGCCCGCGGGCTACCGCCTGGACTACACGGGCGAGTCCCGGCAGCTGCGCCTGGAGGGTGACTCGTTCGCTCCGGCGTTCGGGCTGGCGGTGGTGCTGATCTTCCTGGTGCTCGCGGCCCAGTTCAACAGCTTCCGGGATCCGTTGATCATCCTCGCCGGGTCGGTGCCGTTGGCGCTCTTCGGCGCGATGGTGACCACGTTCCTGCGGATGCCGAACCCGACCATGCCGTACTTCACGGACAGCTTCACCACCACGCTCAACATCTACTCGCAGGTGGGGCTGGTGACGCTGGTGGGGCTCATCGCGAAGAACGGCATCCTCATCGTGGACTTCGCCAACCGGCTCCAGGAGCAGGGCCTGTCGAAGCTCGAGGCGGTGAAGGAAGCGGCCTCCGAGCGTCTCCGTCCCATCCTCATGACGACGGTGGCCACGGTCGCGGGCCACTTCCCGCTCGTGCTGGTGTCGGGACCGGGCGCGGCGGCGCGCAACAGCATCGGGCTCGTGCTGGTGACGGGCATGGCGCTGGGCACGATGTTCACCCTCTACTTCGTGCCGGCGCTCTACCTGCTCATCGCGAAGCAGCGCACCGTGACCGCCCCTGAAGCCCCGGCGGCCCAGGTGCAGCCTGGCGTCGCCGCCTAG
- a CDS encoding class I SAM-dependent methyltransferase: MDATRPPDDEQSQLWNGPAGRAWVETQEVLDGMFKPIEDLLVEAVMAGSASQVLDIGCGTGSTTLAVARRLGSKGHCTGVDISEPMLDAARARAEREGTPARFVRANAQLHAFEPAHYDMIISRFGVMFFEDPVQAFANLRRASRADGRLLAIAWRSPSDNPFMTTAERAAAPLLPDLPARKPGAPGQFGFADGSRVHRILEDSGWTGIDIRPVDVTCTLPEKELVHYLSRFGVLSRYLPTVDERTRARIIETVRAAFEPFVHGPEVRYTAACWSIGARAPAGQGR, encoded by the coding sequence ATGGATGCCACCCGCCCACCTGATGATGAACAGTCGCAGCTCTGGAACGGCCCCGCCGGACGCGCCTGGGTCGAAACGCAGGAGGTGCTCGACGGGATGTTCAAGCCGATTGAAGACCTGCTCGTCGAAGCGGTCATGGCGGGCTCCGCGAGCCAGGTGCTCGACATCGGCTGTGGCACGGGCAGCACCACGCTCGCCGTCGCGCGGCGGCTGGGCTCGAAGGGCCACTGCACCGGCGTCGATATCTCGGAGCCGATGCTCGACGCAGCACGCGCCCGGGCCGAACGGGAGGGCACTCCGGCCCGCTTCGTCCGCGCGAACGCGCAGCTGCACGCCTTCGAGCCCGCCCACTACGACATGATCATCTCGCGCTTTGGCGTCATGTTCTTCGAGGACCCGGTCCAGGCCTTCGCCAACCTGCGGCGCGCCTCACGGGCGGACGGCCGGCTCCTGGCCATCGCGTGGCGGAGCCCCTCGGACAATCCCTTCATGACAACCGCCGAGCGCGCCGCGGCGCCGCTCCTGCCGGACCTTCCCGCTCGCAAGCCCGGCGCCCCCGGGCAGTTCGGCTTCGCGGATGGGAGCCGGGTCCACCGCATCCTGGAGGACAGCGGCTGGACCGGAATCGACATCCGCCCCGTCGATGTGACCTGCACCCTCCCCGAGAAGGAGCTGGTGCACTACCTGTCCCGATTCGGCGTCCTCAGCCGGTACCTTCCCACGGTGGATGAACGGACTCGCGCCCGGATCATCGAAACGGTCCGCGCGGCGTTCGAGCCCTTCGTGCACGGTCCCGAGGTCCGCTACACCGCCGCCTGCTGGAGCATTGGCGCCCGTGCGCCCGCTGGACAAGGGCGCTGA
- a CDS encoding AraC family transcriptional regulator: MSPRHSLLAQIGADVVRFQEASAEFDATVGEVLALGRAELTCLAQLHFGGPAPQKAVSRDADVERLVLAGYVQREGTGNGRRLALTAHAREWIDTLWGPLQADGLQLMAPLPEAELKVIARFLGEARKVQDAHAARVAKLLQEPGGPRAARRRGGLSAAALHRVRLFVEAHLARRIRVGELARRSGLSVFYFTRAFRQSMGMTPHAYVQQRRVERARSLLSHTTRSLGDIALEVGFSSQSHFTTVFRRVTGLTPAVLRRSGHPS, from the coding sequence ATGAGCCCCCGTCACTCCCTCCTCGCCCAGATTGGCGCCGACGTCGTCCGCTTCCAGGAAGCCTCCGCGGAGTTCGACGCCACCGTGGGCGAGGTGCTGGCGTTGGGCCGCGCGGAGCTGACCTGCCTGGCACAGCTGCACTTCGGTGGCCCCGCGCCCCAGAAGGCAGTCTCACGAGACGCCGACGTGGAGCGGCTGGTGCTCGCGGGCTACGTCCAGCGGGAGGGCACCGGAAATGGCAGACGGCTCGCGCTCACGGCGCATGCACGCGAATGGATTGACACCCTCTGGGGCCCCCTCCAGGCGGATGGCCTGCAATTGATGGCGCCCCTGCCAGAGGCGGAGCTGAAGGTCATCGCCCGGTTCCTGGGCGAAGCGCGGAAGGTGCAGGATGCCCATGCGGCCCGGGTGGCGAAGCTGCTCCAGGAGCCCGGAGGGCCACGCGCGGCGCGGCGGCGGGGTGGCCTCTCCGCGGCCGCGCTCCACCGCGTGCGACTCTTTGTCGAGGCGCACCTCGCGAGGAGGATCCGCGTGGGTGAGCTGGCCCGGCGCTCGGGGCTGAGCGTCTTCTACTTCACCCGCGCCTTCCGCCAGTCCATGGGGATGACGCCGCATGCCTACGTGCAGCAGCGGAGGGTGGAGCGAGCGCGGAGCCTGTTGAGCCACACGACCCGCTCCCTGGGAGACATCGCGCTCGAGGTCGGCTTCAGCTCACAAAGTCACTTCACCACGGTGTTCCGCCGGGTGACGGGACTCACGCCGGCCGTCCTGCGGCGCTCGGGACATCCCTCATGA
- a CDS encoding glutathione S-transferase N-terminal domain-containing protein: MSALETPVIIGRSSSHFTRIARLFAAELRVHHSFQVVRDLLSTNPVDYGGNPALRIPVLKTPQGAWFGALNVSRELWRRSSPRPRVVWPEDLDVPLLANMQELTLQAMATEVTLVMEKMAGAGDDTRHARKLRESLLNMMAWLEEHANAALAALPPERALSYLEVTLFCLVTHLEFRDVLPTKPYAALNEFCQQFSKRPSASETSFRFDT, encoded by the coding sequence ATGTCCGCACTCGAAACGCCTGTCATCATCGGCCGGTCCAGTTCGCACTTCACACGCATCGCGCGGCTCTTCGCGGCGGAGCTGCGCGTCCACCATTCCTTCCAGGTGGTGCGGGACCTGCTGTCCACCAATCCCGTGGACTACGGCGGCAATCCCGCGCTCCGGATTCCCGTCCTGAAGACGCCCCAGGGTGCGTGGTTCGGCGCGCTCAATGTCTCTCGTGAGCTGTGGCGACGGTCGAGTCCGCGGCCCCGGGTGGTGTGGCCGGAGGACCTGGACGTGCCCCTGCTGGCGAACATGCAGGAGCTCACCCTGCAAGCCATGGCGACGGAGGTGACGCTCGTCATGGAGAAGATGGCCGGCGCAGGGGACGACACGCGCCATGCGCGCAAGCTGCGCGAATCCCTGCTCAACATGATGGCGTGGCTGGAGGAGCACGCGAACGCCGCGCTCGCCGCCCTCCCTCCTGAACGGGCGCTGAGCTACCTGGAGGTCACCCTCTTCTGCCTCGTGACCCACCTGGAGTTCCGGGACGTGCTGCCCACGAAGCCCTACGCGGCGCTGAATGAGTTCTGCCAGCAGTTCTCGAAGCGCCCCTCCGCCAGCGAAACCTCCTTCCGCTTCGACACCTGA
- a CDS encoding helix-turn-helix domain-containing protein encodes MTELDITEVARRSGVPASTLRFYEEKGLIASVGRRGLRRLFDPDVLERLALIALGRAAGFSLDEIARVFAPGRRPSIDRKMLAAQAEKLDRKIHELSAMRDSLRHAASCPHPNHLDCPTFRRLLQGAVSGGRSARRKRAPRS; translated from the coding sequence GTGACGGAGCTGGACATCACGGAGGTGGCACGGCGCTCGGGCGTCCCTGCCTCGACGCTGCGCTTCTACGAGGAGAAGGGGCTGATTGCCTCCGTCGGCAGGAGGGGGCTCCGCCGCCTGTTCGACCCCGACGTGCTGGAGCGCCTGGCGCTGATTGCCCTGGGCCGCGCCGCGGGCTTCTCGCTGGATGAAATCGCGCGCGTGTTCGCGCCGGGCAGGCGGCCGAGCATCGACCGGAAGATGCTCGCGGCCCAGGCGGAGAAGCTGGACCGAAAAATCCATGAGCTGAGCGCGATGCGAGACAGCCTGCGCCACGCCGCATCCTGTCCCCACCCGAACCACCTGGATTGCCCCACCTTCCGGCGCCTCCTCCAAGGCGCCGTGTCAGGTGGGAGGAGCGCGCGAAGAAAGCGGGCTCCACGGTCGTGA